One Georgenia wutianyii DNA segment encodes these proteins:
- a CDS encoding M15 family metallopeptidase, with the protein MGPRGPARGLAVVAATAALVAGPLAGGATAQDAGFFLDDSWDTSADHVFVYGRFTDDVLVGDWDGDGRDTVLVRRGDTFHVSNEPRGGPAERVFRYGRAGDVVLVGDWDGDGRDTLAVRRGAEYHLRDDLGPGPAGRVVVYGRAGDEVLVGDWDGDGADTLAVRRGATYFVRNSIGPGAADRAVVYGRAQDVTLAGDWDGDGDDSLAVRRGAQYLVRDAIAPGAADRTLVYGRPDDEVFVGDWDGDGTDTLGVRRLPPFRSAVVAVSAADIGSSWRPGCPVAPADLRTVVASHWDAEGRLRTGRVVVAAGLARDVTAILEDLYRARFPVQRMVPVAQYGGSDAASMAANNTSAFNCRAVTGGTSFSEHAYGRAIDVNPLVNPYVVGSTVLPPAGAPYADRSHHAPGTIHPSDAVVRAFAARGWSWGGDWRSPKDYQHFSTTGR; encoded by the coding sequence ATGGGGCCACGAGGACCGGCCCGCGGCCTGGCCGTCGTCGCCGCGACTGCCGCCCTCGTGGCGGGACCGCTCGCCGGCGGCGCCACCGCGCAGGACGCAGGCTTCTTCCTCGACGACTCGTGGGACACCTCGGCCGACCACGTGTTCGTGTACGGGCGGTTCACCGACGACGTCCTCGTCGGTGACTGGGACGGGGACGGCCGCGACACCGTGCTCGTACGCCGCGGGGACACCTTCCACGTGTCGAACGAGCCGCGCGGCGGGCCCGCGGAGCGGGTGTTCCGCTACGGGCGCGCCGGTGACGTCGTCCTCGTCGGGGACTGGGACGGGGACGGCCGCGACACCCTCGCCGTGCGGCGCGGGGCGGAGTACCACCTGCGCGACGACCTCGGGCCCGGCCCGGCCGGCCGCGTGGTGGTCTACGGGCGCGCGGGCGACGAGGTGCTCGTCGGGGACTGGGACGGCGACGGGGCCGACACGCTCGCGGTGCGCCGCGGCGCGACGTACTTCGTGCGGAACTCCATCGGTCCGGGCGCAGCCGACCGCGCCGTCGTCTACGGTCGGGCGCAGGACGTCACCCTCGCGGGCGACTGGGACGGTGACGGCGACGACTCCCTCGCGGTGCGCCGCGGGGCGCAGTACCTCGTGCGGGACGCGATCGCGCCCGGGGCCGCCGACCGCACCCTCGTGTACGGGCGCCCCGACGACGAGGTGTTCGTGGGCGACTGGGACGGTGACGGCACCGACACCCTGGGGGTGCGCCGGCTGCCGCCGTTCCGCTCCGCGGTCGTCGCGGTTTCGGCGGCGGACATCGGCTCCTCCTGGCGCCCCGGCTGCCCGGTGGCACCCGCGGACCTGCGCACGGTCGTGGCGAGCCACTGGGATGCCGAGGGCCGGCTGCGCACGGGCCGCGTCGTCGTCGCCGCCGGGCTCGCCCGCGACGTGACCGCGATCCTCGAGGACCTCTACCGCGCCCGGTTCCCGGTCCAGCGGATGGTGCCGGTGGCGCAGTACGGCGGGAGCGACGCCGCGAGCATGGCGGCGAACAACACGAGCGCGTTCAACTGCCGGGCGGTCACCGGGGGCACGTCGTTCTCCGAGCACGCGTACGGCCGGGCGATCGACGTCAACCCGCTGGTCAACCCCTACGTCGTCGGGAGCACGGTGCTGCCGCCCGCCGGCGCCCCGTACGCCGACCGCTCGCACCACGCCCCCGGCACCATCCACCCCAGCGACGCGGTGGTCCGCGCCTTCGCGGCCCGCGGGTGGAGCTGGGGCGGGGACTGGCGCAGCCCCAAGGACTACCAGCACTTCTCGACCACGGGCCGCTGA
- a CDS encoding PepSY domain-containing protein, protein MRHPGRVAAIAGLTAGLVVGCTSSEEPAEPSVSASEVVTDREPDNPEMTPGDDASPDPISGEDGAVRALSTAAEELDGQAFEIDRTDDAGEELWEVSVAVGDEKVEAYVSADGNALVREGEREPLDAEDRRRLQEATVTASEAATTAVRELGATVEDVDLSEERGVLVWEIELRTTDGATTEARVDAVSGELL, encoded by the coding sequence ATGAGACATCCCGGACGTGTGGCCGCGATCGCCGGCCTGACCGCCGGACTGGTGGTCGGGTGCACGAGCAGCGAGGAGCCCGCCGAACCCAGCGTGTCCGCGAGCGAGGTCGTCACCGACCGTGAGCCGGACAACCCCGAGATGACCCCCGGCGACGACGCCTCCCCCGACCCGATCTCCGGTGAGGACGGCGCCGTGCGCGCCCTGAGCACCGCCGCAGAGGAGCTCGATGGCCAGGCGTTCGAGATCGACCGCACCGACGACGCCGGCGAGGAGCTGTGGGAGGTCTCGGTCGCCGTCGGGGACGAGAAGGTCGAGGCCTATGTCTCTGCCGACGGCAACGCCCTCGTGCGCGAGGGGGAACGTGAGCCGCTGGACGCCGAGGACCGGCGCCGCCTGCAGGAGGCGACGGTGACGGCCTCCGAGGCCGCGACCACGGCCGTGCGCGAGCTCGGCGCGACGGTCGAGGACGTCGACCTCAGCGAGGAACGTGGCGTGCTCGTGTGGGAGATCGAGCTGCGCACCACCGACGGCGCGACCACCGAGGCGCGGGTCGACGCGGTGAGCGGCGAGCTGCTCTAG
- a CDS encoding threonine/serine exporter family protein has product MGSSFPREARPGRPGVAASGQGMMVLVEDDRVTQSLVRRSAAVLRLGSLLLGAGAGSYRVKDSMRRAAEALDLHEHRAQVTLTEITTTARDGDHVRTEVIEQRDVGVNADRIDAIAGVVERLGPRTDVAALESALDDVERAPRHYGPVASVLAVALACAAFAFLNNGGPIVCSAVLLAAGLGQTVRRRLQHARLNKFAVTALAAAVSSTLYVGVVLGLESLDFADTSHEAGLVSAVLYLVPGFPLVTAVLDFVRMDLSAGLTRLAYVTVTLLSAGMSVWAVSWLAGLELDGPASAVLDGPLLLVMRVVASAVAAAGFAMLFNSSPKAVAVAALIGGIANPARIYLVESGVAPQAASLVAACVVGLLAALAASRGRPSRVTLSVPAVVIMVPGVMVYRSLVHLNEGEVSAALANGVEASFVIMGIGVGLAVSRMLTDRNWAFER; this is encoded by the coding sequence ATGGGGAGCAGTTTCCCACGGGAGGCCCGGCCCGGACGGCCCGGGGTGGCGGCCTCCGGGCAGGGCATGATGGTCCTCGTGGAGGACGACCGTGTGACCCAGTCGCTCGTCCGGAGGTCGGCGGCGGTGCTCCGCCTCGGCTCGCTCCTGCTGGGAGCGGGAGCCGGGTCCTACCGGGTCAAGGACTCGATGCGGCGGGCCGCCGAGGCGCTGGACCTGCACGAGCACCGCGCCCAGGTGACGCTCACCGAGATCACGACGACGGCGCGCGACGGCGACCACGTGCGCACCGAGGTCATCGAGCAGCGCGACGTCGGTGTCAACGCCGACCGGATCGACGCGATCGCCGGCGTCGTCGAGCGGCTCGGCCCGCGCACGGACGTCGCCGCACTGGAGAGCGCGCTCGACGACGTGGAGCGGGCGCCGCGGCACTACGGGCCGGTGGCGAGCGTGCTCGCCGTCGCCCTCGCGTGCGCCGCGTTCGCCTTCCTCAACAACGGCGGGCCGATCGTCTGCTCGGCCGTGCTCCTCGCCGCCGGCCTGGGCCAGACGGTGCGCCGCCGGCTCCAGCACGCCCGGCTCAACAAGTTCGCCGTCACCGCGCTCGCGGCCGCGGTCTCCAGCACCCTCTACGTGGGCGTCGTCCTCGGGCTCGAGAGCCTCGACTTCGCCGACACCTCCCACGAGGCCGGGCTCGTCTCCGCCGTCCTCTACCTCGTCCCCGGCTTCCCGCTCGTCACCGCCGTCCTCGACTTCGTGCGGATGGACCTCTCGGCCGGCCTCACCCGCCTCGCCTACGTCACGGTGACGCTCCTGTCGGCCGGGATGAGCGTGTGGGCGGTGTCGTGGCTCGCGGGGCTCGAGCTCGACGGGCCCGCCTCCGCCGTCCTCGACGGCCCGCTGCTGCTCGTCATGCGGGTGGTGGCCAGCGCTGTCGCCGCCGCCGGGTTCGCGATGCTCTTCAACTCCTCCCCGAAGGCGGTCGCGGTCGCGGCCCTCATCGGCGGGATCGCCAACCCGGCCCGGATCTACCTCGTCGAGTCCGGCGTCGCGCCCCAGGCCGCCTCGCTCGTCGCGGCCTGCGTCGTCGGACTCCTCGCGGCGCTCGCGGCCTCCCGCGGCCGGCCCTCGCGGGTCACGCTCTCGGTGCCCGCGGTGGTCATCATGGTGCCCGGCGTCATGGTCTACCGCTCGCTCGTCCACCTCAACGAGGGCGAGGTCTCCGCCGCCCTGGCCAACGGCGTCGAGGCGTCCTTCGTCATCATGGGCATCGGCGTCGGGCTGGCCGTCTCCCGCATGCTCACCGACCGGAACTGGGCCTTCGAGCGGTGA
- a CDS encoding MFS transporter: MDENRLPWPALTAMALTVLVVVSGEMMPTAVLPALAADLDVTLASAGLLVSAWAATVVVATFPLARLTARLDRPAVIAVALVVFGLATLGTAAASTYGVAMATRLVAAAATGLLWSTVNAHAASIVPEQRIARATAVVLAGGTAGAVVAVPAGNALAGAAGWRTPFLAVGLLGLVAAVAVAVVLRRAPVLASGGAAGDAPVPSRSVRPLLALAGLGGLMLVAHFMVFTFVAELLTPSAVPTPALLLVFGLVGVLGVGAVGATSDRFPRAVPVTAALVMTLGLLGVTAVGGTAWLDLTLVLVWGLATGAIGPAVQAALMRAAGVAHRTTAGTLMPVAMNLGIALGAAAGSGAVERWTVDALPLLALVPALLAVAGFAGLGLRPRGAALATVGATATGGAARGR, from the coding sequence ATGGATGAGAACAGGCTCCCGTGGCCGGCTCTGACGGCGATGGCACTCACCGTCCTCGTCGTCGTGAGCGGCGAGATGATGCCGACGGCGGTGCTCCCCGCGCTCGCCGCCGACCTCGACGTGACGCTGGCGAGCGCCGGGCTGCTCGTCTCGGCGTGGGCCGCGACCGTCGTGGTCGCGACCTTCCCCCTCGCGCGGCTCACCGCGCGCCTCGACCGGCCCGCCGTCATCGCGGTGGCACTCGTCGTCTTCGGGCTCGCGACGCTCGGGACGGCGGCGGCGAGCACCTACGGCGTCGCGATGGCCACCCGGCTCGTCGCCGCCGCGGCCACCGGGCTGCTGTGGTCGACCGTCAACGCCCACGCAGCCTCGATCGTCCCCGAGCAGCGCATCGCGCGGGCGACGGCGGTCGTCCTCGCCGGCGGCACGGCGGGGGCCGTCGTGGCCGTCCCGGCGGGCAACGCGCTCGCGGGCGCCGCCGGCTGGCGCACCCCGTTCCTCGCCGTCGGGCTGCTCGGGCTGGTCGCGGCCGTCGCCGTCGCCGTCGTGCTCCGGCGGGCACCGGTCCTCGCCTCCGGGGGCGCGGCCGGGGACGCTCCGGTCCCCTCCCGCTCGGTCCGTCCGCTGCTCGCGCTGGCGGGACTCGGCGGGCTCATGCTCGTCGCGCACTTCATGGTCTTCACGTTCGTCGCCGAGCTGCTCACCCCGAGCGCCGTGCCGACGCCCGCGCTGCTGCTCGTCTTCGGGCTGGTCGGCGTGCTCGGGGTGGGCGCCGTCGGCGCGACGAGCGACCGCTTCCCACGCGCCGTGCCCGTCACCGCCGCGCTCGTCATGACGCTCGGGCTCCTCGGGGTCACGGCGGTCGGCGGGACCGCCTGGCTGGACCTCACGCTCGTCCTCGTCTGGGGCCTGGCCACGGGCGCGATCGGCCCGGCGGTGCAGGCCGCGCTCATGCGCGCCGCCGGCGTCGCACACCGGACGACGGCGGGCACGCTCATGCCGGTCGCGATGAACCTCGGTATCGCCCTGGGCGCCGCGGCGGGCAGCGGCGCCGTCGAGCGCTGGACGGTCGACGCGCTGCCCCTGCTCGCGCTCGTCCCGGCGCTCCTCGCGGTGGCCGGGTTCGCGGGGCTGGGACTGCGCCCGCGCGGGGCGGCCCTCGCGACGGTCGGTGCTACCGCGACGGGCGGGGCGGCGCGCGGCCGCTGA
- a CDS encoding MerR family transcriptional regulator — translation MSRGIPEMKIGELAERTGVAPRLLRYYEQQGLIAAGRASNGYRTYSQDDVERVQRVAGLVRSGVPTRLVRAILDLEGIEAPERAATCSRGVAEQLAAELADLEDRIACLTRSRDTIRRFLEQTEHGAVLTGTS, via the coding sequence ATGTCAAGGGGGATTCCGGAGATGAAGATCGGGGAGCTCGCCGAGCGCACCGGCGTCGCGCCGCGGCTGCTGCGCTACTACGAGCAGCAGGGCCTCATCGCCGCCGGCCGCGCGAGCAACGGCTACCGGACCTACTCGCAGGACGACGTCGAGCGGGTGCAGCGGGTCGCGGGGCTCGTCCGCTCCGGCGTCCCCACGCGACTCGTCCGCGCGATCCTCGACCTCGAGGGGATCGAGGCCCCCGAGCGCGCTGCCACGTGCAGCCGCGGCGTGGCCGAGCAGCTCGCCGCCGAGCTCGCCGACCTCGAGGATCGGATCGCCTGCCTCACGCGCAGCCGCGACACGATCCGCCGCTTCCTCGAGCAGACCGAGCACGGCGCGGTCCTCACCGGCACCTCCTGA
- a CDS encoding beta-xylosidase family glycoside hydrolase — protein sequence MRKRHPAGGARPRSRTARAAGALVATLGLAASLLAPSASAQGETPAWDPAPSFTSTDQGDGTYTVPLFNADVPDISVARVPAAESGEGRDVYYMISTTMHLSPGAPIMRSYDLVNWEIVNYVFDRGSINDSFSLRNGENSYGQGQWASSLRYHEGRFYVFFNTNNLGGAYIYSTDDVENGSWDKIALGRGLHDGSLFFDESDGGTPYVFYGSGAVHAVRLSEDLTQIVAEYPNIVRPADYPGQPFVGGLFEGTQVFEIDGYYYLVLITWPSGQGRQVVLFRAEELLGRHATADGSNPYVARSGLNSNGFAQGSLVPIAGEDGQDTWHGMFFRDTFPIGRIPALIPATWSDGWPVFGNAGVVPVGGAFPRPIELSEAEHRLERQRAIVASDDFDNDAPHRPWMDEEWDIPAAPDVDESLLGVELLTNGGFEDGTTGWQVNGTAQLAASEDAYSGDQALRVTGRVDTGSGPIQDVTAKVQPGITYDVSAMIRYDDPASPATKQFFITSHNGGSSYTNRATVTARRGEWARIEGSFTVPAGQPPTTMRLFVETPWVNSATVAADPAAHVMDLLVDDVSLVGRPTVTELPHPDEIAFNGSRLDEVWQWNHAPDNRYWSLTDRDGWLRLTTGKAVTGDYVFTKLGDRPGLTYLEEARNTLSQRTFGPRSSAETTLDFSGMRDGDTAGLAVYNRGFSYVAVRRDGGETTLGVVNRVQPFPVVVDQEATEAFLPGTTVDLGEATEVHLKADADFASPTGQLWTTFYYSLDGETWSPLGQRVGPQTLDGTLAHFMGHRFGLFNYATEETGGHVDFDHFLLSDTLTAQGAGIDTAPLEAAIAHAHTLDAADHPAPEWAAMQRELAKAEAAWERGFSTQNQVDAPERALSLELARLGVLTAQQPLDVTVTADTRCVVGRAVLAVRAHNGEEVPVTVRADSAHGSRTFADLAPGRSAAHAFTTRQVVLPPGEVSVTVTPEGGSPLELTVPHVAQSCGA from the coding sequence ATGCGCAAGCGCCACCCCGCGGGCGGAGCCCGCCCACGCTCCCGGACGGCACGTGCTGCGGGCGCCCTCGTGGCCACCCTCGGGCTCGCCGCCTCCCTCCTCGCCCCGAGCGCCTCGGCGCAGGGGGAGACGCCGGCGTGGGACCCCGCGCCGTCGTTCACCTCGACGGACCAGGGCGACGGCACGTACACCGTCCCGCTGTTCAACGCCGACGTCCCGGACATCAGCGTGGCCCGCGTGCCCGCCGCCGAGAGCGGTGAGGGCCGCGACGTCTACTACATGATCAGCACGACGATGCACCTGAGCCCGGGCGCCCCGATCATGCGGTCCTACGACCTCGTCAACTGGGAGATCGTCAACTACGTCTTCGACCGCGGCAGCATCAACGACTCCTTCTCGCTGCGCAACGGGGAGAACTCCTACGGGCAGGGCCAGTGGGCCTCCTCGCTGAGGTACCACGAGGGCCGGTTCTACGTCTTCTTCAACACGAACAACCTCGGCGGCGCCTACATCTACAGCACCGACGACGTCGAGAACGGCAGCTGGGACAAGATCGCCCTCGGCCGCGGCCTGCACGACGGCTCCCTGTTCTTCGACGAGTCCGACGGCGGCACGCCCTACGTCTTCTACGGCAGCGGCGCGGTGCACGCCGTGCGGCTGAGCGAGGACCTCACGCAGATCGTCGCCGAGTACCCGAACATCGTGCGGCCCGCGGACTACCCCGGCCAGCCGTTCGTCGGCGGCCTCTTCGAGGGCACCCAGGTCTTCGAGATCGACGGGTACTACTACCTCGTGCTCATCACCTGGCCATCGGGCCAGGGCCGCCAGGTCGTGCTCTTCCGCGCCGAGGAGCTGCTCGGCCGCCACGCGACGGCCGACGGGTCCAACCCCTACGTCGCGCGCAGCGGGCTCAACTCCAACGGCTTCGCCCAGGGCAGCCTCGTGCCGATCGCCGGGGAGGACGGGCAGGACACCTGGCACGGCATGTTCTTCCGCGACACCTTCCCCATCGGCCGCATCCCCGCGCTCATCCCGGCGACCTGGTCCGACGGGTGGCCGGTGTTCGGCAACGCGGGCGTCGTGCCGGTGGGCGGCGCCTTCCCCCGCCCCATCGAGCTGAGCGAGGCGGAGCACCGCCTCGAGCGCCAGCGCGCGATCGTCGCCTCGGACGACTTCGACAACGACGCCCCGCACCGGCCGTGGATGGACGAGGAGTGGGACATCCCCGCGGCGCCCGACGTCGACGAGTCGCTCCTCGGCGTCGAGCTCCTCACCAACGGCGGGTTCGAGGACGGCACCACCGGCTGGCAGGTCAACGGCACCGCCCAGCTCGCGGCGAGCGAGGACGCCTACTCCGGGGACCAGGCCCTGCGCGTCACCGGCCGCGTCGACACCGGCTCGGGGCCGATCCAGGACGTCACCGCCAAGGTGCAGCCGGGGATCACCTACGACGTCTCCGCGATGATCCGGTACGACGACCCGGCCAGCCCGGCGACGAAGCAGTTCTTCATCACCTCCCACAACGGCGGCAGCTCCTACACCAATCGCGCCACGGTCACCGCCCGGCGCGGGGAGTGGGCCCGCATAGAGGGCAGCTTCACCGTCCCGGCCGGACAGCCGCCGACGACGATGCGTCTGTTCGTCGAGACCCCCTGGGTCAACAGCGCCACCGTCGCCGCCGACCCCGCCGCGCACGTCATGGACCTCCTCGTCGACGACGTCTCCCTCGTCGGGCGGCCCACCGTCACCGAGCTCCCCCACCCGGACGAGATCGCCTTCAACGGCTCGCGCCTGGACGAGGTGTGGCAGTGGAACCACGCGCCCGACAACCGCTACTGGTCCCTCACCGACCGGGACGGCTGGCTGCGGCTGACCACGGGCAAGGCCGTCACCGGTGACTACGTCTTCACCAAGCTCGGCGACCGGCCCGGCCTCACCTACCTCGAGGAGGCCCGCAACACCCTGTCCCAGCGGACCTTCGGGCCGCGCTCCTCGGCCGAGACCACCCTGGACTTCTCGGGCATGCGCGACGGTGACACGGCCGGCCTGGCCGTCTACAACCGCGGCTTCTCCTACGTCGCGGTCCGCCGCGACGGCGGGGAGACGACGCTCGGTGTCGTCAACCGGGTCCAGCCCTTCCCCGTCGTCGTCGACCAGGAGGCGACCGAGGCGTTCCTGCCCGGCACCACCGTCGACCTCGGCGAGGCCACCGAGGTGCACCTCAAGGCCGACGCCGACTTCGCCTCGCCCACCGGCCAGCTGTGGACGACCTTCTACTACAGCCTCGACGGCGAGACCTGGAGCCCGCTCGGGCAGCGCGTGGGTCCGCAGACGCTCGACGGCACCCTCGCGCACTTCATGGGCCACCGGTTCGGCCTGTTCAACTACGCGACCGAGGAGACCGGCGGGCACGTCGACTTCGACCACTTCCTCCTCAGTGACACGCTCACCGCGCAGGGCGCGGGGATCGACACCGCACCCCTGGAGGCGGCGATCGCCCACGCGCACACCCTCGACGCCGCCGACCACCCCGCGCCGGAGTGGGCGGCCATGCAGCGCGAGCTGGCCAAGGCCGAGGCTGCCTGGGAGCGCGGCTTCTCCACCCAGAACCAGGTCGACGCGCCGGAGCGCGCGCTCAGCCTGGAGCTCGCGCGTCTCGGCGTGCTCACCGCGCAGCAGCCGCTGGACGTCACCGTCACCGCCGACACCCGCTGTGTGGTCGGCCGGGCGGTCCTCGCCGTCCGGGCGCACAACGGGGAGGAGGTGCCGGTGACCGTGCGGGCCGACTCGGCCCACGGGTCGCGGACCTTCGCCGACCTCGCGCCCGGACGCAGCGCCGCGCACGCCTTCACCACCCGACAGGTGGTCCTGCCCCCGGGCGAGGTGTCCGTCACGGTCACGCCCGAGGGCGGCTCACCGCTCGAGCTCACCGTCCCCCACGTCGCGCAGAGCTGCGGCGCCTGA
- a CDS encoding family 43 glycosylhydrolase, with protein MSLIAIGALLSAGLAVATSPVQADEAPSEELIVNGGFEDGLSGWFVNNGNPTDGASLAVTDDAFSGDAAAQTTGRQTTGSGPMQDLSGKLQAGSTYTVQARIKYDNPASPATKQFFATMHYGGGTYTNVGDVVATRGQWAHINSTFTVPAGQGVTTARLFLETPWTSEPGADPDLHLMDFVVDDVSLVGAPPPPPPSRTVEVAGKLPGDHNPLLGHKFGADGFGMVHDGRVYMYMTNDTQGYAPDPVTGISPQINYGDINQITVISSTDLVNWVDHGEIQVAGPNGVAPFTNNSWAPGAVTQTVDGVEKTFLYYANGGGSSNVITGESPLGPWSSERTSTLINASTPGTEDVAWRFDPAPFVDDDGEPYLYFGGGPAATSMPPAERYNNPKNLRGIRLADDLVTTEGSAFVVDAPVAFEAAHVFKRDDLYYLTYSSHFGGSDFGGNQTPLPGYPGGGQIGYMISDDPTVWDKDTYAGVIFPNQAEFFGTGTGGNNHQSVFEYEGKFYFTYHAPTLNKRINGNQTQGYRSPHIQELTFNEDGTAVQVVGTYAGVEQVRDFDPYRVFEAETLGWTKGITTARTDLPSAEFGTDVPNLVVTDVDNGDWTALSSVAFGDSGAASVTAHVRPLQEDVRIQVRAGSETGPVLGTVDVDGTVGEWTEVTAELTGATGTHDVFFTYAGAAGDLLEIDTWEFTEAGGEPTLDVTVTTDARCVVGRSVLTLRVTNGEDHPVTVQADTAFGSKVLTDLGAGRSALHAFTTRQVSVPAGEVDVTLSADGVTVPLTVPYAAHSCG; from the coding sequence ATGTCCCTCATCGCCATCGGCGCGCTCCTGTCGGCGGGCCTGGCGGTGGCGACATCACCGGTCCAGGCCGACGAGGCGCCGAGCGAGGAGCTCATCGTCAACGGTGGGTTCGAGGACGGCCTGAGCGGATGGTTCGTCAACAACGGCAACCCGACCGACGGCGCGTCCCTCGCCGTCACCGACGACGCGTTCAGCGGCGACGCGGCGGCGCAGACCACCGGCCGACAGACCACCGGCTCGGGCCCGATGCAGGACCTCAGCGGCAAGCTGCAGGCCGGCTCGACCTACACGGTCCAGGCCCGGATCAAGTACGACAACCCGGCCAGCCCGGCGACCAAGCAGTTCTTCGCGACGATGCACTACGGCGGCGGGACCTACACCAACGTCGGTGACGTCGTGGCGACCCGCGGCCAGTGGGCCCACATCAACAGCACCTTCACCGTCCCCGCCGGCCAGGGCGTGACGACGGCGCGCCTCTTCCTCGAGACCCCGTGGACGAGCGAACCCGGCGCCGACCCGGACCTGCACCTCATGGACTTCGTCGTCGACGACGTCTCCCTCGTCGGTGCCCCGCCCCCGCCGCCGCCCTCGCGGACCGTCGAGGTCGCCGGCAAGCTGCCCGGCGACCACAACCCGCTCCTCGGCCACAAGTTCGGCGCCGACGGCTTCGGCATGGTCCACGACGGCCGGGTGTACATGTACATGACCAACGACACCCAGGGCTACGCGCCCGACCCGGTCACCGGCATCTCCCCGCAGATCAACTACGGGGACATCAACCAGATCACGGTGATCTCCTCGACCGACCTCGTCAACTGGGTCGACCACGGCGAGATCCAGGTGGCCGGACCGAACGGCGTCGCGCCCTTCACGAACAACTCGTGGGCCCCGGGCGCCGTCACGCAGACGGTCGACGGCGTGGAGAAGACCTTCCTCTACTACGCCAACGGCGGCGGCTCGAGCAACGTCATCACCGGCGAGAGCCCGCTCGGCCCCTGGTCCAGCGAGCGCACGAGTACGCTCATCAACGCCTCGACGCCGGGCACCGAGGACGTGGCGTGGCGCTTCGACCCGGCCCCGTTCGTCGACGACGACGGCGAGCCGTACCTGTACTTCGGCGGCGGCCCGGCGGCGACCTCGATGCCGCCGGCGGAGCGGTACAACAACCCGAAGAACCTGCGCGGGATCCGCCTCGCGGACGACCTCGTCACGACCGAGGGCTCGGCGTTCGTCGTCGACGCGCCGGTGGCGTTCGAGGCCGCGCACGTCTTCAAGCGCGACGACCTGTACTACCTCACCTACTCCTCCCACTTCGGTGGCTCGGACTTCGGCGGCAACCAGACGCCCCTGCCCGGCTACCCCGGCGGCGGCCAGATCGGCTACATGATCTCCGACGACCCGACGGTGTGGGACAAGGACACCTACGCCGGGGTGATCTTCCCGAACCAGGCGGAGTTCTTCGGGACGGGCACCGGCGGCAACAACCACCAGTCGGTCTTCGAGTACGAGGGGAAGTTCTACTTCACCTACCACGCCCCGACCCTCAACAAGCGGATCAACGGCAACCAGACGCAGGGCTACCGCAGCCCTCACATCCAGGAGCTGACGTTCAACGAGGACGGCACCGCCGTCCAGGTCGTCGGCACCTACGCCGGGGTCGAGCAGGTCCGGGACTTCGACCCGTACCGCGTGTTCGAGGCCGAGACGCTGGGCTGGACCAAGGGCATCACGACCGCCCGCACGGACCTGCCGTCCGCGGAGTTCGGCACGGACGTGCCCAACCTCGTCGTCACCGACGTCGACAACGGGGACTGGACCGCGCTGTCCTCCGTCGCCTTCGGTGACTCCGGGGCGGCCTCGGTGACCGCGCACGTGCGCCCGCTCCAGGAGGACGTGCGGATCCAGGTGCGCGCCGGCAGCGAGACGGGCCCGGTGCTCGGGACGGTCGACGTCGACGGCACCGTCGGGGAGTGGACCGAGGTGACGGCCGAGCTCACCGGCGCGACCGGCACGCACGACGTCTTCTTCACCTACGCCGGCGCCGCGGGCGACCTCCTCGAGATCGACACGTGGGAGTTCACCGAGGCGGGCGGCGAGCCCACGCTCGACGTCACGGTGACGACCGACGCGCGGTGCGTCGTCGGACGTTCCGTCCTCACCCTGCGGGTGACCAACGGGGAGGACCACCCGGTGACGGTGCAGGCTGACACCGCGTTCGGGTCCAAGGTCCTCACCGACCTCGGTGCCGGGCGCAGTGCGCTCCACGCCTTCACCACGAGGCAGGTCTCCGTGCCTGCCGGTGAGGTGGACGTGACCCTGTCGGCGGACGGGGTGACGGTCCCGCTGACCGTCCCCTACGCCGCCCACTCCTGCGGCTGA